A single genomic interval of Lacrimispora sphenoides JCM 1415 harbors:
- a CDS encoding sensor histidine kinase has product MKQFIRNLSLKKKIHSIVFLCIILLAFVSLFSIHLVSKAHQKVLYQSVASSLSYTAKELSNQLDNISTMADMFLADTNVQSGLGTLKDSSSVQDRSIAYKALYGTLNEYYFTFRKNNINYMSLYQDRYSIHTHITSGNTLPESVIQDLVARAENAKGLTLWITDYSDEYGLFMVKNLRRSEYLSLDSLGTLVVSLNIDGMIKAATKTSHFYDDTRYILYGQEDLIYNSSSLKAGELSLFDNFFHSRYGLVNPDGNSFFYVKGIIPEFDWDYVCLIPYDSIADSLRTSLKICLAIITVSIGLAILLSSALIDSITRHFDNLLLKMERFAAGENETPQISYDYSKRADELGILHTRFDQMVDKVNQLIRTNYLNKILIKEAQLKALETQMNPHFLYNTLESINWRAKSVGAKDISSMTESLGTLLRITLDQKHKEVPLSRELELVQCYMTIQKYRYEDRLEYEISAPKNLFGCYVLKMTLQPLVENAIRYGLEENTEECRIQIVAETDGSSLFVSVKNNSSFFEDDLIKKLKTHKIEPHGFGIGLLNILERMELTYGENYGLTLYNEDDHAVARLSFPLNPHPLVISDTKGER; this is encoded by the coding sequence ATGAAGCAGTTTATTAGAAATCTCTCTTTAAAAAAGAAGATTCATTCCATTGTATTTCTTTGCATCATCCTTTTGGCTTTCGTTTCTCTGTTCAGTATACATCTGGTATCCAAGGCCCATCAAAAGGTGCTTTATCAATCTGTGGCCTCATCCTTATCCTATACTGCCAAAGAGTTAAGTAACCAGCTGGACAATATTTCTACTATGGCTGATATGTTCCTTGCTGATACCAATGTTCAAAGCGGACTCGGGACTTTAAAGGATTCTTCCAGCGTTCAGGACCGTTCCATTGCATACAAAGCTCTTTACGGAACTTTAAATGAATATTATTTTACCTTCCGGAAAAACAATATCAACTATATGAGTCTTTATCAGGATCGCTATTCCATTCATACCCATATCACATCGGGAAATACCCTGCCGGAATCCGTTATTCAGGATCTTGTTGCAAGAGCAGAGAACGCGAAGGGACTCACTCTCTGGATTACCGATTACAGCGATGAGTACGGCCTGTTTATGGTCAAGAATCTGCGCCGCTCGGAATATTTAAGTCTGGATTCCTTAGGAACGCTTGTTGTCAGCTTAAATATTGACGGTATGATTAAAGCTGCCACAAAAACCAGCCATTTTTATGATGATACCCGTTATATTCTTTACGGTCAGGAGGATTTAATCTATAATTCCTCCAGTTTAAAAGCCGGGGAACTGTCACTTTTTGATAATTTCTTTCATTCCAGATATGGTCTTGTGAATCCGGATGGTAACAGCTTCTTTTATGTAAAAGGAATCATACCGGAATTTGACTGGGATTATGTTTGTCTGATTCCATATGACAGCATTGCGGATTCACTCCGTACCAGCCTAAAAATATGCCTGGCAATCATTACAGTCTCCATAGGACTGGCCATTTTGCTCTCCTCTGCCTTGATCGACTCCATTACAAGGCATTTTGATAATCTGCTTTTAAAAATGGAACGCTTTGCAGCCGGAGAAAATGAAACACCGCAGATTTCCTACGATTACAGCAAACGTGCTGATGAATTAGGTATTCTTCACACCCGCTTCGACCAAATGGTTGATAAAGTAAACCAATTGATCCGGACCAACTACTTAAACAAAATTCTTATAAAGGAAGCACAGCTAAAAGCCCTGGAAACTCAAATGAATCCGCATTTTTTATATAACACCCTGGAATCCATTAACTGGAGGGCAAAGTCAGTTGGGGCAAAAGATATTTCTTCCATGACAGAATCCCTGGGTACACTCCTTCGTATTACACTGGATCAAAAGCACAAAGAAGTTCCTTTAAGCCGGGAACTGGAGCTTGTACAATGTTATATGACAATCCAAAAATACCGCTATGAAGACCGGCTGGAATATGAGATATCCGCTCCCAAGAATCTCTTCGGATGTTATGTACTTAAGATGACGCTCCAGCCACTGGTGGAAAATGCCATCCGTTATGGATTGGAGGAAAATACGGAAGAATGCCGAATTCAAATCGTAGCTGAAACAGACGGTTCTTCCCTCTTCGTTTCTGTTAAAAATAACAGTTCCTTCTTTGAGGATGACCTCATAAAGAAACTTAAAACTCACAAAATCGAACCCCATGGTTTTGGAATTGGTCTTTTAAATATTCTGGAGCGAATGGAACTTACTTACGGAGAGAACTATGGTCTAACTCTCTATAATGAGGATGACCATGCCGTCGCCCGTTTGTCCTTTCCACTTAATCCTCATCCTTTAGTCATTTCTGATACGAAAGGAGAACGTTAA